The following proteins are co-located in the Maridesulfovibrio sp. genome:
- a CDS encoding long-chain fatty acid--CoA ligase: MEINRPWLDHYDSDVPQTVNFVYRPLFEYLDLTAEKWPKRKAIEFQNWSISYGKLQREVEVMAANLRKLGIEPGDRIAIMLPNTPQMIMTYFAILKAGAVVTLTNPLYMETEIVHQLSDSGAKMLITIDLLWSKIEKLRDKLSVRKYLVTRISDTLKFPLNSLYKLKCMREKNSPKVPYNDSSILKWDILRKGKERYSASNIRPEDTALLQYTGGTTGLSKGCNLTHANLGANVQQCHAMLNSLGGDKEIVMGILPYFHIYGLTVCLNFPTLLGATMVPFPRYVPLDVLKTMHKLKPTLFPGAPALYISLLQQKEVEKYDVKSVKYCLSGSSPMPVEGIKQFKEVFGATIVEGFGLTEASPVTHLNPLRGKKKPGSIGMPLPSTDAAIVDMEVGSVQLPPGKMGELVIRGPQVMKGYYNKPDETAGTLRNGWLYTGDIAYMDEEGYFYIVDRKKDMIISSGYNIYPREVDEVLYKHPKIQEAVTVGLPHKTRGEIIKVYIVLKEGQSMDRAEIISYCRDKLAGYKVPRQVEFRSELPKTMVGKVLRRALREEEAQKKKNK, encoded by the coding sequence GTGGAGATTAATCGCCCGTGGCTGGATCACTATGATTCAGATGTGCCTCAAACCGTAAATTTTGTATATCGTCCGTTGTTTGAATATCTGGACCTCACAGCCGAAAAATGGCCCAAACGCAAGGCCATTGAATTCCAGAACTGGTCAATTAGCTATGGCAAGCTTCAACGCGAAGTTGAAGTGATGGCTGCCAACCTGCGCAAGCTGGGCATTGAACCGGGAGACCGGATCGCTATCATGCTGCCCAATACCCCGCAGATGATCATGACCTACTTTGCAATTCTCAAAGCCGGAGCCGTCGTTACTCTGACCAATCCGCTGTACATGGAAACCGAGATCGTCCACCAGCTTAGTGATTCCGGGGCCAAAATGCTGATCACCATTGATCTGCTCTGGTCCAAGATCGAAAAACTGCGCGACAAACTCTCGGTCCGTAAATATCTGGTCACCAGAATTTCCGACACACTCAAATTCCCACTGAACAGTCTCTATAAATTGAAATGCATGCGGGAGAAAAACTCCCCTAAAGTTCCCTATAACGACTCCTCAATTCTCAAATGGGATATCCTTCGTAAAGGTAAAGAACGCTACAGCGCTTCGAACATCAGGCCGGAAGACACCGCCCTGCTGCAATATACAGGCGGGACCACCGGCCTTTCCAAAGGTTGCAACCTGACCCACGCAAACCTCGGTGCAAACGTTCAGCAGTGCCACGCCATGCTCAACAGCCTTGGAGGCGATAAGGAAATTGTAATGGGTATCCTGCCCTATTTCCATATTTACGGCCTGACTGTCTGCTTGAACTTCCCGACTCTGCTCGGTGCAACCATGGTTCCCTTCCCGCGCTACGTACCTCTGGACGTACTCAAGACCATGCACAAGCTGAAGCCGACACTTTTCCCGGGAGCCCCGGCACTTTATATTTCCCTGCTCCAGCAGAAAGAAGTGGAAAAATATGATGTAAAGTCAGTTAAATACTGTCTGTCCGGTTCCTCTCCCATGCCGGTAGAAGGAATCAAACAATTCAAAGAAGTTTTCGGAGCAACCATTGTTGAGGGATTCGGGCTGACCGAGGCCTCTCCGGTAACTCACCTCAACCCGCTGAGAGGAAAGAAAAAGCCCGGTTCCATCGGCATGCCTTTGCCTTCCACTGATGCTGCAATTGTAGATATGGAAGTGGGCAGCGTTCAGCTTCCTCCGGGGAAAATGGGTGAGCTTGTTATCCGCGGACCGCAGGTAATGAAAGGCTACTACAATAAGCCGGATGAAACCGCGGGAACCCTGCGCAACGGCTGGCTCTACACCGGAGATATCGCCTATATGGATGAGGAAGGTTACTTCTACATTGTGGACCGCAAAAAAGATATGATCATCTCCAGCGGTTACAACATCTACCCCCGCGAAGTGGATGAGGTACTCTACAAACATCCCAAGATTCAGGAAGCTGTGACTGTAGGCCTACCCCACAAAACACGCGGTGAGATCATCAAGGTCTATATTGTACTTAAAGAAGGCCAAAGCATGGACCGCGCCGAGATCATTTCCTATTGCCGGGACAAACTGGCAGGATACAAAGTGCCCAGACAGGTGGAATTCCGCAGCGAACTGCCCAAAACCATGGTCGGTAAAGTCCTGCGTCGAGCCCTTCGAGAAGAGGAAGCTCAGAAAAAAAAGAATAAATAA